A part of Drosophila ananassae strain 14024-0371.13 chromosome 2R, ASM1763931v2, whole genome shotgun sequence genomic DNA contains:
- the LOC6507814 gene encoding trypsin-7 — MMLHLRHWPLILAMASCLASAATVGGGGAAGGGEPPSTTTSSLSSIPGKYQALGAAHHQPKKLKIGAVNSAPSTSPSDGNGHKPVPVLRQNPIKNWFGAFNRNNSPAAQNQTSPTCSCRCGERNDESRIVGGTTTGVSEYPWMARLSYFNRFYCGGTLINDRYVLTAAHCVKGFMWFMIKVTFGEHDRCNDKERPETRFVLRAFSQKFSFSNFDNDIALLRLNDRVPITSFIRPICLPRQEQRQDLFVGTKAIATGWGTLKEDGKPSCLLQEVEVPVLDNEECVAQTNYTQKMITKNMMCSGYPGVGGRDSCQGDSGGPLVRLRPDDKRFEQIGIVSWGNGCARPNYPGVYTRVTKYLDWIVENSRDGCFCDEDY; from the exons ATGATGCTCCACTTACGTCACTGGCCACTCATTCTGGCCATGGCTTCCTGCCTGGCATCAGCAGCAACCgtgggaggaggaggagcagctggaggaggagaaCCACCATCAACGACAACATCATCTTTATCCTCAATACCGGGGAAATATCAGGCCTTGGGTGCAGCCCATCATCAGCCAAAGAAGCTGAAAATCGGAGCCGTCAACTCCGCGCCGTCAACTTCCCCATCGGATGGCAATGGCCATAAACCAGTACCAGTACTCCGGCAGAATCCGATCAAGAATTGGTTCGGTGCCTTCAATCGCAATAATTCGCCGGCAGCTCAGAACCAAACATCGCCGACATGTTCCTGCAG GTGCGGCGAGCGAAACGACGAGTCCCGAATTGTGGGTGGAACCACTACTGGGGTCAGCGAGTACCCCTGGATGGCGCGCCTGAGCTACTTCAATAGGTTCTACTGCGGCGGAACGCTGATCAACGACCGCTACGTGCTGACGGCGGCCCACTGCGTCAAGGGGTTCATGTGGTTCATGATCAAGGTGACCTTCGGGGAGCACGACCGCTGCAACGACAAGGAGCGCCCGGAGACCCGGTTCGTGCTCCGCGCCTTTAGCCAAAAGTTCAGCTTCTCCAACTTCGATAATGATATAGCCCTGCTGCGTCTGAACGATCGGGTGCCCATCACCAGCTTCATCCGGCCCATCTGTCTGCCGCGTCAGGAGCAGCGCCAGGATCTGTTCGTGGGCACCAAGGCCATAGCTACCGGCTGGGGAACGCTCAAGGAGGATGGCAAGCCCTCGTGCCTGCTGCAGGAGGTGGAGGTGCCCGTCCTGGACAACGAGGAGTGCGTCGCCCAGACGAACTACACCCAGAAGATGATCACCAAGAACATGATGTGCTCGGGCTATCCGGGAGTGGGTGGGCGTGACAGTTGCCAGGGTGACTCCGGCGGTCCGCTGGTCCGTCTCCGGCCGGATGACAAGCGCTTCGAACAGATTGGCATCGTTTCGTGGGGCAATGGCTGCGCCAGGCCCAACTATCCCGGTGTCTACACCAGGGTGACTAAATACCTGGACTGGATTGTGGAGAACTCGCGGGATGGGTGCTTCTGCGATGAGGACTACTGA